Part of the Ruegeria sp. TM1040 genome, CTATCGACCGAGCCATGCGTGGCTTGAGTTGGCCTATGCTTACTACTGGTCGGATCCGCTGATCTCGCGGGCACTGCCCAAGTTGATCGAGTTCAGCCGTGCCTATGGCGAGATTGTGAACCTCGCGCAAATCTCCGGCGATCACATCATCTATTCCTTGCGCCTACCCAATCAGCGCACGCAATTTGCGGCAAGTATCGTAGGGCGACGCCTGCCTGCACTCGGCACAGCATCGGGTCGCGTCATGCTGTCTACTTGGTCCGACGCGGAGGTCGAGCATGCTCTTGAAACCTGGCCGGTCCATTCCGCGACGCCCAAAACGATCATAGATCGTGACGTGATTGCGCAGGACATCGCGCGGGCGCGGCAAGAGGGCTTCGCCATCACAAAGGCGCAGATGATGCTGAATGAAATCAGCCTCGCCGTGCCTGTGATTTCAATTGACGGGCGGGCCGATGCGGCACTGCAGGTGTCGGTTTCCAGCCTGACCTTCGACGAAGCGCGTCTCAAAGAAGAAATATTGCCTGCCCTGCTGGACACTGCCAGCGGCATTCCCGGCTAACCGGGGCCAAACGCGCAGTTTTGCTTTAATTGCTGAAGCCTACCGCCCCGAGCGCGCGGTGAGCAGGCAAGCCTGCGCGCCCGCGTGATATTGAGCGATTGCCTTTGACTTATCGCACATTTGTATAATAAGGGGTTCAGGTAAGAGATTCCGCTGGACCACATACCGCGCGAGGGCCGTATCATGAAAACCACATCCATCACCCATCGCTTGGCAGATCTCGGCGGTGCAAAGTGGGATTTGCATACGGCGGCACGCGACCGTTCGGACCGTGGCGAAGACATCGTTGAGATGACAATTGGCGAACCGGATGTGGCCTTGCCTGAACCGCTTGCGCGTGCTGCGACACGCGCCATAGAGGCTGGGCGGACGCAATACTCCAACGGGCGCGGTGAAAACGGACTGAGAGATGCGCTGGCTGAGAGCTATAGCGCGCGGCGTGGACGGTGTTTCGAGCGCGACAATGTTCTGTGCTTTCCGGGGACACAAACAGCGCTCTATGCGGTGATGCAGGGTGTTGCCGAGACGGGTGACGAGGTGCTGGTGGGCGACCCGCTCTATGCCACTTACGAGGGCGTGATCCGCGCCACTGGGGCGGACATGGTGCCAGTTCCGCTCAAGGCAGAACATGGATTTCGGATGCAGGCCGATGACATTGCGCAGCGTATCACCGAACGCACCCGCGCGATTTTGCTCAATACGCCGCACAATCCGACAGGTGCGATTCTGCGCCCAGCTGAGCTCGAGGCGATTGCGGAGATTGCCCTGAAACACGACCTATGGCTGATTTCCGACGAGGTCTATGAAGACCTCGTGTTTGACGGCAACAGCTTTACCTCGCCATTGACGCTCGAGCAGATTGCAGATCGCACGATTGCTGTGTCTTCGATTTCCAAGTCCCATGCCGCACCCGGTATGCGCAGTGGATGGGCAATCGGCCCAAGAAGCTTCATGGACGCGCTTTTGCCGGTGTCCGAGACCATGCTTTTTGGCAATCAACCCTTCATCGCGGATGTCACCGAAGAGGCCGTGCGCGCAGGTTCAACCGTGGCAGAAGGCATGCGCCAGCGGTTTGCAAAACGGGCGCAGTATCTCGCGGACCGGTTGGAGGCGGAGACCGTCTTGCGCGTGCATCGCCCCGAAGCGGGGATGTTTGCGCTGGTTGACGTGAGTCCGCTCGGTATGGATTGCGATGCCTTTGCTTGGGCATTGCTTGAAAACGCTGGCGTTGCCGTGATGCCTGGATCGTCTTTTGGCGCGCATCTGCAGAACTGGGTCAGGCTCGCTCTGACGGTCGAGGATGCAGCAATGACCAAAGCAGTGGACCGGATTTCAGAGTTTGCCCGCTCGGTCGCTGTTGCGGCGCAGTAGGGCGATCTACACAAACTGGCGAGTGTCGGTTGAAACCTCTCCTTGGCGCGTTTTATGAAGTGTCACTCCGGGTCTTATGGACTCGCGATTTGCAGGAGAGCCCAAAATGGCAGATGGCCAGCCGAACCAAGAACAGATCTGCGTAATTGGTCTCGGCTATGTCGGGTTGCCGCTCGCCGTGGAGTTTGGACGCAGCCGCCCTGTGATCGGCTTTGACATCGACCAGAGCCGAATAGATGAGCTGCGCCTCGGCGATGATCGCACGCGTGAAATCGACAGGGATACACTGCAGAGTGCGCAACATTTGGCGCTGACCTCCGACATCTCCGAGATTGCGGCGGCATCGATCTATATCGTGACCGTTCCAACCCCGATTGATGCGACTCGTCGCCCGGATCTGCGTCCTTTGTTGTCGGCGACGCGCACCGTTGCGCAGGTGTTGAAGCCCGGCGATACCGTCATCTATGAGTCTACGGTCTATCCCGGCGCGACCGAAGAGGACTGCGTACCTTTGCTCGAGGAGATCTCGGGGCTGGTGTTCAATGCGGATTTTGGGGTTGGCTACAGCCCCGAGCGGATCAATCCCGGCGACAAGACGAGACGCCTGCCCGATATTGTCAAAGTCACGTCCGGCTCCTCTCCGGAAACCGCGGCCAAAGTCGACAGGCTCTATGCCAGCATCGTACGCGCGGGTACGTACCCGGCGCCGAGCATTCGCGTTGCCGAGGCCGCCAAGGTGATTGAGAACAGCCAGCGCGACATCAATATCGCCCTGATCAATGAACTTGCGAAGATCTTCAACCGGATGGAAATCGACACTGAGGCGGTTTTGAAGGCTGCCGGCACCAAGTGGAACTTTCTGAACTTCCGTCCGGGGCTCGTCGGGGGACATTGCATAGGCGTGGATCCCTATTACCTGACGCACAAGGCACAAGAAGTCGGCTACCATCCGGAAATTCTGCTCTCGGGGCGCAGGCTCAATGATGGGATGGGGGCCTATGTGGCCCAGCAGATGATCAAGGCCATGCTGCGGCGGCGCGTGCAGGTGGTCGACTCGCGTATCCTTGTGATGGGTTTGACCTTCAAGGAAAATTGCCCCGATTTGCGCAACACCCGCGTCGTTGATGTGATTGAGGCCCTGCGCGACTTTGGCGTGACGGTGGATGTCTTTGACCCCCACGCAGATCCCGAAGAGGCCTACGCGGAATACGGGCTCAGGCTTATCCAGCACCCGGAAACTGAATGTTATGACGGGACGATCCTTGCGGTGGCCCACCAGGAGTTCAAGGACATGGGCGCTGAGGTGCTGCGCTCCTTTGGCAAGGCAGATGCCCTTCTTTATGACCTCAAATATGTGTTGCCCGCCGAGGACGCGGATCTGCGCCTTTAAGCGTCACCGGGAGACTTCAATGACCATTTGCGTAATCCACACCGGCGGCACCATTGGCATGGCCCCCTCGCCAGAGGGGTTTGCCCCCAAAACAGGAATCGTGGAGGCGGAGCTGGACCGTTTGCAGCGCATCGGCGCAATAGAGGCTGATTTCAGGGTTGTGACGGCATCCCCTTTGATCGACAGCGCCAACGCTACCTCGGCGGATTGGAACTGGATCATGGCGCAGATCGCAGCGCATGATGATGATTGCGCGGGGTTTGTGGTGACACATGGCACCGACACACTCGCCTTTACAGCCGCTGCTTTGTCCTTTGGTCTCAAAGGGTTGCGCAAGCCGGTTGTGATCACCGGAGCGATGCTGCCACTTTCCGAGGAGGGCAGCGACGGCAGCGACAACCTCCGAGACGCGTTTCGCGCGGTCGAACAGGCTGCGCCCGGCGTCTGGGTCCAATTTGCAGGGAAGTTGCTGCATGGCGCGCGGGTGCGAAAATCGCATTCGGTGGCCTTTGACGCATTCAACGCATCACCAACGGATGCCGCCCCCCTCCGGGCGGCCGAAACTCTCGGCATTTTTGAATACGGCGATGCCACCGCGCTGATTGCGGCGGTGGCTCCGGGAATGAATGCCTCCTTGATTTCTTATGCGGTAGAACAGGCCGCGGGGATTGTACTGCGCTGTTACGGCTCTGGCACCGTGCCCGAGGGCCTGGGGCTGCGCAAAGCCATGTTGCAAGCACGAGACACCGGCGTTCCGGTCCTCGCCGTGAGCCAATGTGCCGAGGGCGGCATTTCCCTTGGTACTTATGCGGCGGGTGCAATGCTTGCGCAGACCGGAGCTATCGACGGGCGCGACATGACCGTCGAGGCGGCCTATGCCAAGCTGCTGCATGCGCTGTCGCAAAGCGCAGATCTGGCGACTCGGCGCGAGATCCTTGAAACCCGCCTATGTGGAGAATGGGCCTTGTAGATCTGGTCTTATCCGGTCTCTTCTTCCACTTTGCGCCGTTGCATCCCCTCTAGGAGCCACGTATCCCGCCCGCGTGTTTTAATGTGAGTGGAGAAAAGCGATGCAAGCGCTTGAACAATTCTTCGGTGTGATCGGAGACCTGACCTGGGGATGGTCCCTGGTCCCGATACTGGTCATTTTCGGCAGTTTCATCACCGTCGCCACCGGGTTTGTCCAGATTGAGTTCTTTGGCCGAATGTTCCGCGTCTTGACCCGCGGTCGTACCGATA contains:
- the tviB gene encoding Vi polysaccharide biosynthesis UDP-N-acetylglucosamine C-6 dehydrogenase TviB; the encoded protein is MADGQPNQEQICVIGLGYVGLPLAVEFGRSRPVIGFDIDQSRIDELRLGDDRTREIDRDTLQSAQHLALTSDISEIAAASIYIVTVPTPIDATRRPDLRPLLSATRTVAQVLKPGDTVIYESTVYPGATEEDCVPLLEEISGLVFNADFGVGYSPERINPGDKTRRLPDIVKVTSGSSPETAAKVDRLYASIVRAGTYPAPSIRVAEAAKVIENSQRDINIALINELAKIFNRMEIDTEAVLKAAGTKWNFLNFRPGLVGGHCIGVDPYYLTHKAQEVGYHPEILLSGRRLNDGMGAYVAQQMIKAMLRRRVQVVDSRILVMGLTFKENCPDLRNTRVVDVIEALRDFGVTVDVFDPHADPEEAYAEYGLRLIQHPETECYDGTILAVAHQEFKDMGAEVLRSFGKADALLYDLKYVLPAEDADLRL
- a CDS encoding pyridoxal phosphate-dependent aminotransferase, which produces MKTTSITHRLADLGGAKWDLHTAARDRSDRGEDIVEMTIGEPDVALPEPLARAATRAIEAGRTQYSNGRGENGLRDALAESYSARRGRCFERDNVLCFPGTQTALYAVMQGVAETGDEVLVGDPLYATYEGVIRATGADMVPVPLKAEHGFRMQADDIAQRITERTRAILLNTPHNPTGAILRPAELEAIAEIALKHDLWLISDEVYEDLVFDGNSFTSPLTLEQIADRTIAVSSISKSHAAPGMRSGWAIGPRSFMDALLPVSETMLFGNQPFIADVTEEAVRAGSTVAEGMRQRFAKRAQYLADRLEAETVLRVHRPEAGMFALVDVSPLGMDCDAFAWALLENAGVAVMPGSSFGAHLQNWVRLALTVEDAAMTKAVDRISEFARSVAVAAQ
- a CDS encoding IclR family transcriptional regulator, with product MEKKPNSLFVGTLAKGLRLLRAFDESHVSLSLAELVARTGLEKSAVQRLAYTLHHEGMLERDPGTRRYRPSHAWLELAYAYYWSDPLISRALPKLIEFSRAYGEIVNLAQISGDHIIYSLRLPNQRTQFAASIVGRRLPALGTASGRVMLSTWSDAEVEHALETWPVHSATPKTIIDRDVIAQDIARARQEGFAITKAQMMLNEISLAVPVISIDGRADAALQVSVSSLTFDEARLKEEILPALLDTASGIPG
- a CDS encoding asparaginase, with translation MTICVIHTGGTIGMAPSPEGFAPKTGIVEAELDRLQRIGAIEADFRVVTASPLIDSANATSADWNWIMAQIAAHDDDCAGFVVTHGTDTLAFTAAALSFGLKGLRKPVVITGAMLPLSEEGSDGSDNLRDAFRAVEQAAPGVWVQFAGKLLHGARVRKSHSVAFDAFNASPTDAAPLRAAETLGIFEYGDATALIAAVAPGMNASLISYAVEQAAGIVLRCYGSGTVPEGLGLRKAMLQARDTGVPVLAVSQCAEGGISLGTYAAGAMLAQTGAIDGRDMTVEAAYAKLLHALSQSADLATRREILETRLCGEWAL